The proteins below are encoded in one region of Pristis pectinata isolate sPriPec2 chromosome 37, sPriPec2.1.pri, whole genome shotgun sequence:
- the LOC127586636 gene encoding uncharacterized protein LOC127586636 — protein sequence MMCGMNGHVGKVSGGRMCGMNGHLGKVCGGMMCGMNSHVGKVSGRMICGINNHVGKVCGGMMCGMNGHVGKVSGGRMCGMNGHVGKVSGRMICGINNHVGKVCGGMMCGMNGHVGKVSGGRMCGMNGHLGKVCGGMMCGMNGHVGKVSGRMICRINNHVGKVCGGMMCGMNGHVGKVSGGRMCGMNGHVGKVSGRMICGINNHVGKVCGGMMCGMNGHVGKVSRGRMCGMNGHPGKVNGGMMCGMNGHVGKVSRGRMCGMNSHVGKVSGRMICGTNNHVGKVCGGMMCGMNSHIGKVSRGRICGMNGHVGKVCGGTMSELNSHVGKVSRGRMCDLNGHVGKVCGGTMSELNGHVGKVSRGRMCGMSGHVGKVCGGRMSELNDLGDSFPGQMVPFS from the coding sequence ATGATGTGTGGAATGAACGGCCATGTTGGGAAGGTCAGTGGCGGAAGGATGTGTGGAATGAACGGCCATCTTGGGAAGGTCTGTGGCGGAATGATGTGTGGAATGAACAGCCATGTTGGGAAGGTCAGTGGCAGGATGATCTGTGGAATTAACAACCACGTTGGGAAGGTCTGTGGCGGAATGATGTGTGGAATGAACGGCCATGTTGGGaaggtcagtggtggaaggatgtgtgGAATGAACGGCCATGTTGGGAAGGTCAGTGGCAGGATGATCTGTGGAATTAACAACCACGTTGGGAAGGTCTGTGGCGGAATGATGTGTGGAATGAACGGCCATGTTGGGAAGGTCAGTGGCGGAAGGATGTGTGGAATGAACGGCCATCTTGGGAAGGTCTGTGGCGGAATGATGTGTGGAATGAACGGCCATGTTGGGAAGGTCAGTGGCAGGATGATCTGTAGAATTAACAACCACGTTGGGAAGGTCTGTGGCGGAATGATGTGTGGAATGAACGGCCATGTTGGGaaggtcagtggtggaaggatgtgtgGAATGAACGGCCATGTTGGGAAGGTCAGTGGCAGGATGATCTGTGGAATTAACAACCACGTTGGGAAGGTCTGTGGCGGAATGATGTGTGGAATGAATGGCCATGTTGGGAAGGTCAGTAGAGGAAGGATGTGTGGAATGAATGGCCATCCTGGGAAGGTCAATGGAGGAATGATGTGTGGAATGAACGGCCACGTCGGGAAGGTCAGTAGAGGAAGGATGTGTGGAATGAACAGCCATGTTGGGAAGGTCAGTGGCAGGATGATCTGTGGAACTAACAACCACGTTGGGAAGGTCTGTGGCGGAATGATGTGTGGAATGAACAGCCATATTGGGAAGGTCAGTAGAGGAAGGATATGTGGAATGAACGGCCATGTTGGGAAGGTCTGTGGCGGAACGATGAGTGAACTGAACAGCCATGTTGGGAAGGTCAGTAGAGGAAGGATGTGTGATCTGAACGGCCATGTTGGGAAGGTCTGTGGCGGAACGATGAGTGAACTGAACGGCCACGTTGGGAAGGTCAGTAGAGGAAGGATGTGTGGAATGAGCGGCCATGTTGGGAAGGTCTGTGGCGGAAGGATGAGTGAACTGAATGATCTTGGTGACAGTTTCCCTGGTCAGATGGTTCCTTTCAGTTGA